In one Podarcis muralis chromosome 7, rPodMur119.hap1.1, whole genome shotgun sequence genomic region, the following are encoded:
- the LOC114603262 gene encoding arylacetamide deacetylase-like 4, with product MVVIAARCLELLGVCSQFAFTRFLLSFRNPRMDPSLSAKDLHFDGVPVRVYQPKAPSAGPRKGFLFFHGGAGMIGSIESYQDVCSKIAKETDSVVVSVGYRLSPEHLPPAQYKDCLAATIHLIQNAVSHGVDPSKIIVGGDSAGGNYACVVAQKLVERSDLPKLRAQVLIYPNTQAMDINLPCHQQNNSMPILFRENVVYFGMKYIGKDPSLAGQLLKGSHVPDSMRLKYGKWVSPDNIPERFKVRGYKQVPLAPYKPEVYRQLRELLEPDISCLFVEDSVIQKLPETLLVSCEYDIIRDDGLLYKKRLEDNGVKVNWFHVENGFHGVISLFDAGVFTFPAAIELMDSIIDFVKNL from the exons ATGGTGGTCATTGCG GCGAGGTGTCTTGAACTGCTGGGTGTCTGCAGCCAGTTTGCCTTTACCCGCTTCCTCCTGAGTTTCCGGAATCCAAGAATGGATCCCAGCCTCTCTGCCAAAGATCTGCATTTTGATGGGGTTCCTGTAAGGGTTTATCAGCCCAAAGCACCATCTGCTGGCCCCAGGAAAGGATTTCTGTTCTTTCATGGAGGTGCTGGGATGATTGGGAGCATCG AGTCTTACCAAGATGTCTGCAGCAAGATTGCCAAGGAGACTGATTCAGTGGTTGTGTCTGTTGG CTACCGCCTGTCTCCTGAGCATCTTCCTCCCGCTCAGTACAAGGACTGCCTTGCTGCTACCATACACTTAATTCAAAATGCAGTTTCCCATGGGGTGGATCCTTCCAAGATCATCGTTGGTGGGGACAGTGCGGGGGGCAATTATGCTTGTGTTGTTGCCCAGAAATTGGTGGAGAGATCAGACCTTCCAAAGCTACGGGCTCAAGTGCTCATCTATCCTAATACACAGGCTATGGACATCAACCTGCCTTGCCATCAACAGAACAACTCAATGCCCATCTTGTTCCGGGAAAACGTTGTTTACTTTGGAATGAAGTATATTGGAAAGGACCCTTCTTTGGCAGGCCAGCTCCTGAAGGGCTCTCACGTGCCAGATTCAATGAGGCTGAAATATGGGAAGTGGGTGAGTCCAGACAACATTCCAGAGAGATTTAAGGTGAGAGGCTACAAACAAGTCCCACTTGCTCCTTATAAGCCTGAAGTCTATAGGCAATTGCGAGAGCTATTGGAACCTGATATTTCTTGCCTTTTTGTTGAGGACTCTGTCATCCAGAAGCTTCCTGAAACCCTATTGGTGAGCTGTGAGTACGACATAATACGAGATGATGGACTGCTATACAAGAAACGTCTGGAGGACAATGGGGTGAAAGTCAACTGGTTCCATGTTGAGAATGGGTTTCATGGGGTGATAAGCCTCTTTGACGCAGGTGTCTTCACATTCCCTGCTGCAATTGAATTAATGGATAGCATCATAGATTTTGTCAAAAACTTATGA